The following are from one region of the Nicotiana tabacum cultivar K326 chromosome 3, ASM71507v2, whole genome shotgun sequence genome:
- the LOC107822716 gene encoding uncharacterized protein LOC107822716 → MTNSDLPPSLANPFVDSGSSTTTESIQPTVTNESSYPFYLHPSDSPGMILVNSIFNGKSYGGWRRVVFIALSAKNKLGFIDGSITEPIACSLSFKAWNRCNDMEMEDRFGQSNEALLYQLQKELSDLVQGNSDVAGYYTKFKRIWDESDSFDTYVHCSCECSCGGKNRSLKSQQDGRLIQFLMRLNEAYFGVKSNILMGSPLPSINHAYSLLIQEEKQKEIHAAQHPVDPTFMDAKQ, encoded by the exons ATGACAAACTCTGATTTGCCTCCTTCTCTAGCAAATCCATTTGTGGATTCTGGTTCTTCCACCACTACTGAGTCCATTCAGCCCACTGTCACTAATGAATCTTCTTATCCCTTTTACCTTCACCCATCAGACTCACCAGGGATGATCCTTGTTAACTCAATCTTCAATGGTAAGAGTTATGGAGGTTGGCGTAGGGTTGTCTTCATAGCTCTCTCAGCCAAGAACAAACTTGGATTCATAGATGGATCTATCACTGAGCCAATAGCTTGTTCTCTTTCTTTTAAGGCTTGGAATAGGTGTAATGACATG GAGATGGAGGACAGGTTTGGCCAGAGCAATGAAGCTCTCCTTTATCAACTGCAAAAGGAACTTAGTGACTTAGTTCAAGGAAATTCTGATGTTGCTGGATACTACACTAAGTTCAAAAGAATCTGGGATGAATCGGATAGTTTTGATACCTATGTCCATTGCAGTTGTGAATGCTCTTGTGGAGGAAAGAACAGATCTCTCAAATCTCAACAAGATGGTAGGCTCATTCAGTTTCTCATGAGACTGAATGAGGCATACTTTGGGGTAAAGAGCAACATTCTGATGGGATCTCCACTTCCAAGCATCAATCATGCTTATTCTCTGTTAATCCAAGAGGAGAAACAGAAGGAAATTCATGCTGCTCAACATCCAGTTGACCCTACTTTCATGGATGCAAAACAGTAG